The sequence below is a genomic window from Humulus lupulus chromosome 3, drHumLupu1.1, whole genome shotgun sequence.
TCGTGCCATTCAAACCAAAGATTACATGAGATGACTATTCTATAGAGACTGTTGTCATGTATCTACCTTTAACACGAGAAGATGGTTCTAATAGAAACGTTGTCTCAATGCAACCCAATTTTTTTGgcattaattaaatttgtatatTTTAATATGAATTAATAAATATACTTAATCTATTAtgcaaatatatttataaaaaataaaaaataattaataattcaaatttaaatttaaaagagttatttaatattaattgttaacttatttaataatattatattaataatactaaaagataaaaattaattaaaaaaaagtcatACTTCTATTAGTTATATATACTTCCATTAACAGTACTTTTAAATTATAACCATAATGTTTTTaaactaataaaatataatatataaaaagaaattgaATAAAAATACTAACTGTGAAAGAAACCCTCTCTTGTGCACAAGAAAATAGCACAACCCTCTGCCATAACAGCGACCAGCGACAATCCAACAATCGACGACAACTAGGGAGAACGGCGACAACCCAGGTGATGGCGGCGACGACAGATCCTTCCCTGCGTACGGGCAAACCCTAATCTGCTTGTGGTCCAACCCATCTTCGGCCTAAAGCTCCGGCGTCTTCGCACCTAATTCTCAATCCGACCGTTCAATCGCCGCCCTCCACCCATCTCCGGCGTAAAGCTCTTCTCGCTGCCCTGTACCTGCTTCTCTATCTTCGTCATAGTGATAGCCACAAGACTTTGggtattttctttttttctttctttctctggaCTAAGTTTTTTGGTTTAAATACTAAAGATTTGATTGAATATGGCATATTTAGCATTTTTTGTTTGAATTAGAACAGGCGGTTTTGGATTTCTTGTACATTGTCTCGTTTGGAAATGAATCGTTTGATTTTTGGTAGCTTCGTAATATCTGCTGTCTTTATCGCTCTTCACTCATGAAGAGATTGTTTGCCTTTAGTTTTGATTTGAGAGCGGACTTCGTTTGCAGTGTTCGCTAGTTTTGACTATTTAAGTGACGATTACTCTTTGCTTTGGACCACATTCAAAGGGGGGTTTAGATTGTTAAGAATTGTCTATTGGTGCTCTTAAGCACCACATTGGGAGCTCTTGTGTTTTGTTATCATTGTTTGGTTGAGATTTGACCTAGTTTTTTAAGATGGCTCTAGGATTTTCTGTAGACTGTCCTAACATTTATTTCTCATTCAttgaattaattttattatactaAAATGTACTTTTTTCTTATATTGCCGATCCTGAAGGAGCAAAGTAAAGTATCTTTTAAATTCGGTTGAAAATTGAAGTTGAGGAAAAGTTTTATGATCGTTTCCCTTTTATGATATATTGTTGTTCCTATACTATGTAGAAAACCACAAAAGGCTATGTAATAATGTATTCGGCCATGCCAACTAGATCTTTATGACGGCATTATTATTCCACAAGAATGTCTTGTAGccgttatttttcttaatttcagCGAGCCATATCTAGTTATTTTATGGAGCAAATTCAAGTATAAGCTTTATATCATTATCCATGATAGACAGCTTGGACCCTTAATattttatgttatgattttattttaaagcTTGTTTTTGTGTGTGTGGTATTGATGTCAATTCATCTTTATCATGGGAAGATTTTTACGTACTGAACTGGCAATTATAAATTGAATGAAAGAGGATTTTAAGCACTttagggtcgttcttatttatcTTATTGGAGATGGTAATGCAAGCGTAGAGATTTTGAGTGGCCAGCTTTCAAATTTTGGGTGCTGGATGTGGGAAATCTGGAAAGTAACAAGTATATATTGCCAatatatgtttactaatatgaaaagaactagatatttttattaaaaaggtAAAAAGGGGGTGGATTCTCTATTTTGTTTGCTATTTAATTCCTAAATTTAAAACCTAGTTATCAACTATATGTTTTCTGCATACAGTTCTGTAGAAAATTTGAGTTTATGTATGTATAACCAAGTATGTTCTTCTCTATTAAGTACTTTTTAACTATAGCTATATAGTAACTATTATATTTCCTTGGTTTTTTGTGTGTATATACTTGTCTACTATGTACTATAACGTTGTATCATCCAACTGTTTTGGGTGCCCATAATACAATGGGGCAAGAAGCTTGGTATTCTGCAAATGCTTTGGCCAAGCGCTTTAGATACGAGAGTGCAAGCAATTTGCCTATATATCCACAAAGACCAGGAGAGAAGGATTGTGTCCACTATATGCAAACAAGAACCTGTAAATTTGGAGATAGCTGCAAATTTGACCATGCTATTTGGGTTCCTGAAGGTGGAATCCTAGTTTGGAAAGAGGTGACTGTTTATtactatatttatttatatgaaaagttatttttattagagtaaacatatatgttatgatataataGTTTTTCCTTTAAAATGCTATTACTCAGATAACTATTGCGTTTTATGAGAGAATAGACCCTATATTATAGTTTTGGATTTAATATTTCGTTGAAATATCATATTCGGAAGTATCAATTTATCTATGTTGTGTGAAAATTAAGGGAATACATCCAGTCTAACTTTTTCTTTCCCAATGTTTTTCGAAACTATGCAATATGAATGCTTATGTATAAAAATTGTATATCTATATTTAGTTTCATGTAAATTATAATATTCTACATAAACCCTGGTTTATGCAAACCTTAGAAAAAAATGGTCGCTGATGGATGTTCTTAAAGTTGTCTACTTCTTTCGCCCCCCTCCTTTTTGTTTTGTTGGTGGTGTGGCAGTGTCTTTTGCTCTCCTTGTTTTATTGAATTTCTGTATTTGGGTTTTTGGGGGGTGACCAAGTGGAATTATAACACGTGAATACAACTTATAATAGTGATATAAGAATTATAACAATTGGAATTATAACCGAGATGGTTTTGTTTTGGTCCCCACGCATAAGATTGCACATATTATATGGTAAGCTTTTGAAACTATTCTCCGTTATTCCTTGGACATTAACACTATGAAACTTTCACTTACTATAAGGACAAAAGTAATTTCATACAATTTCTTCATTTAGTTCCTTTATTTGATTAATGTCAATAAAAAATCTTGAGGGGAATACTTGATTGGCTTTCTGGGCTTCTTTCAGATTGTTACATTATATGTATATGTGCAGGCTTCATAATTACTGTAATGTTTGAAGTACagatttttagtttctaattttttgttttaatgtgTTCGCTTAATTAAATATAGTTTTATGGTTATATTACAACTTTAGCTTATATAGCTGAGGTTCTTATTAACTTTCATCTTACTTATGTATCTAACCGTTGTAGTAGCTTATGTATCTAACCATTGTGTTTGCTGAAGTTTAAAGGGTTGTGCTTTCAAAATTTAAGTTGTGTTCCGAAATTTTTAAAGCTATCTAATTTATTGTATTtgagttttttcttcttctttagttGGCTTCTGGCCAGGTGTCTCTATTCCATCTGAGTTCTTCTCCCTTTCAAATATTTGGTTTTGCTTCTTTTGCGTCCCCCGAGACTTCTGAAAAAGCACATGGGAGTAATTCAGAGAATAATGGAGATGCTAAAGTCTCCAGTCAAGCCGCCTCTGAGCAGAGTGATGTTGCTGATCAGACAAAAGAATCAGGATCTATATCAGATTCTCAGTCTACTATATCTAATAATGTGAAAACAAGGAGAAGAACTAAACGAACAACATTTTCTGATTCAGATTCCGATGAGGATTTGAGTGTAGATGATCTGGTGAAACTTGTGGCTGAGAAGGAAGAGCTTTTGAAGCAGAAGCATAAAGAGATTGagaaaatgcatgataaagtccTCAGAAGCTATGCGGAAATGGAGAATGTCATGGACAGGACACGACGTGAAGCAGAGAACTCGAAAAAATTTGCCATTCAGGTTTGGTACCAAAACTTATTTGCATATATATCTTATTTTCACATTAAATTTTCCTTGTTCAAAATAGTAGGTTTGGTACGCTTGTTGAAGTCTTAGCTTGACAAATTGCTTGAAATCTTGTTG
It includes:
- the LOC133824178 gene encoding grpE protein homolog 2, mitochondrial-like, giving the protein MGQEAWYSANALAKRFRYESASNLPIYPQRPGEKDCVHYMQTRTCKFGDSCKFDHAIWVPEGGILVWKELASGQVSLFHLSSSPFQIFGFASFASPETSEKAHGSNSENNGDAKVSSQAASEQSDVADQTKESGSISDSQSTISNNVKTRRRTKRTTFSDSDSDEDLSVDDLVKLVAEKEELLKQKHKEIEKMHDKVLRSYAEMENVMDRTRREAENSKKFAIQVWYAC